In Anaerolineae bacterium, the following are encoded in one genomic region:
- the ilvN gene encoding acetolactate synthase small subunit translates to MKHTLSVLVENKPGVLNRVVSLFRRRSFNIDSLTVGRTHTPEISRMTIVVDGTEQDADRIEKNLYKLVNVIQVDHLTDKPNVIRDLALIKVAVDNTNRSEVMQLCDIFRAHIVDVGPQSVVVEITGDEDKIESFADLLRPIGILEMVRTGIVAMGRGDHLLTSNGYRPQPGANGNGHKSVI, encoded by the coding sequence ATGAAACACACACTGAGCGTCTTGGTGGAAAACAAGCCCGGAGTGTTGAACCGGGTGGTCAGTCTGTTTCGCCGGCGCAGCTTCAACATCGACAGCCTGACGGTTGGCCGTACACACACGCCGGAAATCTCGCGGATGACGATTGTCGTAGACGGCACCGAACAGGATGCCGACCGCATTGAGAAGAACCTGTACAAGCTGGTCAATGTCATCCAGGTGGATCATCTGACGGACAAGCCAAATGTCATCCGCGACCTGGCTCTGATCAAAGTGGCCGTAGATAACACCAACCGCTCCGAGGTGATGCAGCTTTGCGACATCTTCCGGGCGCACATCGTAGATGTTGGCCCGCAATCAGTTGTCGTTGAGATCACCGGGGATGAGGACAAAATCGAAAGCTTTGCTGATCTGCTGCGCCCGATCGGCATCCTGGAGATGGTCCGCACTGGCATTGTGGCGATGGGACGTGGCGATCACCTGCTGACTTCCAACGGGTATCGCCCCCAGCCTGGTGCCAACGGTAATGGCCATAAGTCGGTGATCTAA
- the ilvB gene encoding biosynthetic-type acetolactate synthase large subunit: protein MKLKGAEIIWECLLREGVNLVFGYPGGAILPTYDAMTKYPQIHHVLTRHEQGATHMADGYARATGKVGVAIATSGPGATNMVTGIATAMMDSSPIVCITGQVASSYIGTDAFQETDISGVTLPITKHNYLVTDVEDLAYTIREAFHIARTGRPGPVLIDIPKDIQNAETEFVYPDEPIVLPGYRPASAATEADIEHALDLIHAARKPLILAGHGVVMSGAANELMAFVEKTQIPVALTLLGKGGMPEGHPMVLGMMGMHGEAYVNQAIQEADLLLAFGMRFDDRVTGNLATYAPHSRKIHVDIDPSEINKNVRVDLGIVGDLRTVLSQLTPRVHSKQHPEWMAQIRDWQDDSFKRDIVNRDAGGKLFAAHVIRDLWEYTGGNATVVTDVGQHQMWEAQYYPHKRPYTLITSGGLGTMGFGLPASIGAKLARPDEEVWAIVGDGGFQMTIAELATAVQEKAAVNIAIINNGYLGMVRQWQEFFYEERYNATPMFSPDFCKLAEAYGIPSRRVTSRDQIKDAVEAARAYNSGPFLIEFVVEKHDIVYPMVPAGADLHNMIRRPVAAPDMV, encoded by the coding sequence ATGAAACTCAAAGGCGCGGAAATTATCTGGGAATGTCTGCTGCGGGAGGGAGTCAACCTTGTATTTGGCTATCCAGGCGGCGCCATCCTGCCAACCTATGATGCCATGACCAAGTACCCGCAGATTCACCACGTACTCACCCGCCATGAGCAGGGTGCCACGCATATGGCTGATGGGTACGCCAGGGCTACCGGCAAGGTCGGCGTGGCCATTGCCACCAGCGGTCCCGGCGCGACTAACATGGTCACCGGCATCGCTACCGCGATGATGGATTCCTCGCCCATTGTCTGCATCACCGGGCAGGTTGCCTCCAGCTATATCGGCACAGATGCCTTTCAGGAAACCGATATCTCCGGTGTGACCCTACCCATCACCAAGCACAATTACCTGGTCACCGATGTCGAAGACCTGGCTTACACCATCCGCGAAGCTTTCCACATCGCCCGCACTGGTCGCCCCGGCCCGGTGCTCATCGATATCCCGAAAGATATCCAGAACGCAGAAACTGAGTTTGTCTATCCGGACGAGCCGATTGTCCTGCCCGGTTATCGCCCGGCATCCGCTGCAACCGAAGCCGACATCGAACATGCGCTCGATCTCATCCATGCCGCCCGGAAACCGCTGATCCTGGCCGGGCACGGCGTCGTGATGTCCGGAGCCGCCAACGAGTTGATGGCCTTCGTGGAAAAGACGCAGATTCCGGTTGCCCTCACCCTGCTCGGCAAGGGTGGCATGCCGGAAGGACACCCGATGGTACTGGGGATGATGGGTATGCACGGCGAAGCCTATGTCAACCAGGCCATCCAGGAGGCCGACCTGCTGCTGGCTTTTGGGATGCGCTTCGATGACCGGGTGACCGGCAACCTGGCGACTTACGCGCCCCACTCCCGCAAGATTCATGTCGATATTGACCCTTCCGAGATCAACAAAAATGTTCGGGTTGATCTGGGCATTGTGGGCGACCTGCGTACGGTTCTGAGCCAGCTCACCCCGCGTGTGCACTCTAAGCAGCATCCAGAGTGGATGGCGCAGATCCGCGATTGGCAGGATGACTCGTTCAAGCGTGACATTGTGAACCGCGACGCAGGTGGCAAGCTCTTCGCTGCCCATGTGATCCGCGACCTCTGGGAATACACCGGCGGCAACGCTACCGTGGTCACCGATGTTGGCCAGCACCAGATGTGGGAAGCGCAGTACTACCCCCACAAACGCCCCTACACGCTGATCACCAGCGGCGGACTGGGCACGATGGGCTTCGGCCTGCCGGCTTCGATTGGCGCCAAACTGGCCCGTCCCGACGAGGAAGTCTGGGCAATCGTGGGCGACGGCGGCTTCCAGATGACCATCGCCGAGCTGGCCACCGCTGTACAGGAGAAAGCGGCGGTCAATATCGCTATCATCAACAACGGTTACCTGGGCATGGTGCGCCAGTGGCAGGAGTTCTTCTACGAAGAGCGCTACAACGCCACGCCCATGTTCAGCCCTGACTTCTGCAAGCTCGCCGAGGCTTATGGCATCCCGTCCCGCCGTGTGACCAGCCGCGATCAGATCAAAGACGCTGTGGAAGCTGCCCGTGCGTACAACAGCGGCCCCTTCCTGATCGAGTTTGTGGTGGAAAAACACGACATCGTCTACCCGATGGTGCCCGCTGGCGCCGATCTACACAACATGATTCGCCGGCCTGTTGCTGCACCGGACATGGTTTAG
- the ilvC gene encoding ketol-acid reductoisomerase: MAKLYYDQDADLSLLNGKTVAIIGYGSQGHAHALNLRDSGVNVIVGLHEGSKSRAKAEAEGLSVYPVAEAAARADIIMMLTPDTVQPAIYNESIAPNLKPGDTLMFAHGFNIRFGQIKPPESVDVSMVAPKAPGHRVREVYVEGGGTPALIAVEQDASGHAKAQALAYARALGCTRAGVIETTFAEETETDLFGEQVVLCGGVTALVRAGFETLVKAGYQPEIAYFECLHELKLIVDLMYQGGLSYMWYSVSDTAEHGGYMAGNRIVTAETREEMAHILAEIQDGTYARNWIKENQDGRPWFNEQRAKERNHMIEQIGKELRAMMPFLQAKTVE; encoded by the coding sequence ATGGCTAAGCTGTATTACGACCAAGACGCTGATCTGAGCCTTCTCAATGGCAAAACTGTTGCCATTATCGGCTACGGCAGCCAGGGTCATGCCCACGCGCTGAACCTCAGAGACAGCGGTGTCAACGTCATCGTTGGCCTGCACGAAGGCAGCAAGAGCCGTGCCAAGGCTGAGGCGGAAGGACTGTCCGTTTACCCGGTGGCCGAGGCTGCTGCTCGCGCTGACATCATCATGATGCTTACGCCGGATACCGTGCAGCCTGCCATCTACAACGAGAGCATCGCGCCTAACCTCAAGCCCGGCGATACGCTGATGTTCGCCCATGGCTTCAACATCCGCTTCGGGCAGATCAAGCCGCCGGAGTCAGTAGACGTCAGTATGGTTGCCCCAAAAGCTCCCGGCCACCGCGTCCGCGAGGTCTATGTGGAGGGCGGCGGCACCCCTGCCCTGATCGCGGTAGAGCAGGATGCCAGCGGGCATGCCAAGGCCCAGGCTCTGGCCTACGCCAGAGCGCTCGGCTGCACCCGCGCCGGCGTCATTGAGACCACTTTCGCCGAGGAAACAGAAACCGATCTGTTTGGCGAGCAGGTTGTTCTGTGCGGTGGGGTGACGGCGCTAGTTCGCGCTGGTTTTGAGACGTTGGTCAAGGCCGGTTACCAGCCGGAAATCGCCTACTTTGAGTGCTTGCACGAGCTGAAGTTGATCGTTGACCTGATGTACCAGGGCGGCCTGTCCTACATGTGGTATAGCGTTTCTGATACTGCTGAACACGGTGGCTACATGGCTGGCAACCGCATCGTCACCGCCGAAACCCGCGAGGAAATGGCCCATATCCTGGCTGAAATCCAGGACGGCACTTACGCCCGTAACTGGATCAAAGAGAACCAGGACGGTCGTCCATGGTTCAACGAGCAGCGGGCCAAGGAGCGCAACCACATGATCGAGCAGATCGGCAAAGAACTGCGCGCCATGATGCCTTTCCTGCAGGCAAAGACCGTCGAATGA
- the leuC gene encoding 3-isopropylmalate dehydratase large subunit, whose amino-acid sequence MTGNPRTLFDKIWAAHLVAPEKDGVPATLYIDLHLVHEVTSPQAFAALRERGLRVRRPDHTLATMDHSTPTTPRAADGQIPVTDALAAAQLEQLARNCEEFGIPLYRLGSEKQGIVHVIGPEQGLTQPGMTIVCGDSHTSTHGAFGALAFGIGTSEVAHVLATQCLLQYRPKTYEIRVDGSLRPGVSAKDIILAIIARIGVEGGTGHVFEYTGSAIRSLDMEGRMTICNMSIEGGARAGMVAPDDTTFEYLYGRPYAPQGAGWDAAVAEWRQLATDDGATYDSQLVIDASALEPMITYGTNPGMGVPVTGRVPDPMAVGDLSQRQALEKALAYMDLQPGQPLLGKKIDVVFIGSCTNSRISDLRAAARLVKGRHVASGVRMLVVPGSQQVKKQAEAEGLDRIFRDAGAEWREAGCSMCIAMNGDQLAPGQYAVSTSNRNFEGRQGKGGRTFLASPLTAAAAALTGQITDVREML is encoded by the coding sequence ATGACCGGAAACCCTCGCACGTTGTTTGACAAAATCTGGGCCGCCCATCTTGTGGCCCCTGAGAAAGATGGCGTGCCGGCCACGCTTTACATCGACTTGCATCTGGTTCATGAGGTCACCTCTCCGCAGGCGTTTGCTGCACTGCGTGAGCGCGGCCTCAGGGTGCGTCGCCCGGATCACACGCTGGCCACGATGGATCACAGCACGCCTACCACCCCGCGGGCAGCAGACGGCCAGATTCCGGTGACGGATGCCCTTGCGGCGGCGCAGCTTGAGCAACTCGCTCGCAACTGTGAGGAATTTGGCATCCCCCTTTACAGGCTGGGCAGTGAAAAGCAGGGGATCGTGCATGTCATTGGCCCGGAACAGGGTCTGACCCAGCCTGGCATGACCATTGTCTGTGGCGACAGCCATACCAGCACGCACGGCGCCTTTGGGGCGCTGGCTTTTGGCATTGGCACAAGTGAGGTGGCCCATGTCCTGGCCACGCAATGCCTGCTCCAGTATCGCCCCAAAACCTATGAGATTCGTGTTGACGGCAGCCTTCGGCCGGGAGTCTCTGCCAAGGACATCATCCTGGCGATCATTGCCCGTATTGGGGTGGAAGGCGGAACCGGCCACGTGTTTGAGTATACCGGTTCAGCGATCCGGAGCCTCGATATGGAGGGCCGGATGACCATCTGCAACATGTCGATCGAGGGCGGCGCGCGCGCCGGTATGGTCGCGCCGGATGACACAACGTTTGAATACCTCTATGGACGCCCGTACGCGCCGCAAGGAGCGGGCTGGGACGCCGCAGTGGCCGAATGGCGTCAACTGGCCACCGACGATGGCGCCACATATGACTCACAACTGGTTATCGATGCCAGCGCTCTGGAGCCAATGATCACCTATGGCACCAATCCCGGCATGGGTGTGCCGGTGACCGGTCGTGTGCCTGACCCGATGGCGGTTGGCGATCTGAGCCAGCGACAGGCCCTTGAGAAGGCGCTGGCATACATGGACCTACAGCCCGGCCAGCCGTTGCTGGGCAAGAAGATTGATGTCGTCTTTATCGGCAGTTGTACCAACTCCAGAATCTCCGACCTGCGGGCGGCAGCCCGGCTGGTCAAAGGCCGCCATGTTGCCTCTGGCGTCCGAATGTTGGTTGTACCCGGCTCGCAGCAGGTTAAGAAGCAGGCGGAAGCGGAAGGCCTGGATCGGATCTTCCGCGACGCTGGCGCGGAATGGCGTGAGGCTGGCTGCTCCATGTGCATTGCTATGAACGGCGACCAGCTTGCGCCCGGTCAGTACGCTGTCAGCACCAGCAACCGCAATTTTGAAGGTCGCCAGGGCAAAGGCGGCCGCACCTTCCTGGCCAGCCCGCTGACAGCAGCTGCTGCGGCGCTGACCGGCCAGATCACGGATGTAAGGGAGATGCTCTAA
- the leuD gene encoding 3-isopropylmalate dehydratase small subunit, with protein MPAFTTLTSTMLPLPIENIDTDQIIPARFLKTTNKAGLGESLFADWRYTPEGQPRPDFPLNRPEYRGAQILIAGDNFGCGSSREHAPWALLGYGIRAVVSTRFADIFRNNALKNGLLPVIVDRPTLQQLFSLAAEEPTTTITIDLAAQTLTLPDGRSVTFPVDGFARMCLLNGVDQFGYLLNQLPQIEAFEASIPSRVNTRQPAPQELL; from the coding sequence ATGCCAGCGTTCACGACTCTAACCAGCACCATGCTGCCACTGCCAATTGAGAATATTGACACTGACCAGATCATCCCGGCTCGCTTTCTGAAGACCACGAACAAGGCTGGCCTGGGCGAAAGTCTCTTTGCCGACTGGCGCTATACACCTGAAGGACAGCCGCGCCCCGATTTCCCGCTGAACAGACCGGAGTACCGCGGGGCGCAAATTCTTATCGCCGGCGATAACTTCGGCTGCGGCAGTTCCCGCGAGCATGCTCCTTGGGCCTTGCTGGGCTATGGTATTCGTGCGGTTGTCAGCACACGTTTCGCCGACATCTTTCGTAACAACGCGCTCAAGAATGGCCTGCTGCCGGTGATTGTTGACAGGCCCACCCTGCAGCAGTTGTTCAGCCTGGCGGCTGAAGAACCAACAACCACGATCACTATCGATCTGGCCGCGCAGACACTTACCCTGCCTGATGGCCGAAGCGTGACCTTTCCGGTTGATGGCTTTGCCAGGATGTGCTTGCTCAACGGCGTTGACCAGTTTGGCTACCTGTTGAACCAGTTACCGCAGATCGAAGCCTTTGAAGCGTCTATCCCCAGTCGTGTGAACACCAGACAGCCGGCTCCACAGGAGCTGCTATAG
- a CDS encoding 2-isopropylmalate synthase — MADNTAETSTSEPAVSGVDPNRVFIFDTTLRDGEQSPGASLTSAEKLEIARQLARLGVDIIEAGFPAASPDDLLAVQRIAQEVGTPDGPVIAGLARATPGDIDKAWEAVKPAARPRIHTFLATSDIHMQHKLRMTREQVIERTREMVAYAKAYCQDVEFSPEDAGRSDPNFLIAVLAVAIEAGATTLNIPDTVGYTTPDEYYALMHRLITETPGGNRVIWSVHCHDDLGLATANTLAGIRAGARQAEVTVNGIGERAGNTSLEEVVMALHTRRAYYNLYTGIDTTQIVRASRMVSNYTGMIVQPNKAIVGSNAFAHEAGIHQDGMLKNQQTYEIMTPETVGLSQSRLVLGKHSGRHAFRVRLQELGFELNDEEITTAFVRFKDLADKKKTVTDADLEALVADEFYGPHELYRLLDLQVTCGRPGMPTATVRLQGPDGREYVAPAVGTGPVDASFAAIDSIIKAPNTLIEYSVHSITEGIDAMGEVTVRIAAQNGPSRTFGGYGADTDIIMASAKAYLAALNRMLVVKGSQFGQPEGESSAIQVTPAAG; from the coding sequence ATGGCTGACAACACTGCAGAAACCAGCACAAGCGAACCGGCTGTATCGGGTGTAGACCCGAACCGGGTGTTTATCTTCGATACCACCCTGCGTGACGGAGAGCAATCGCCCGGCGCCAGCCTGACGAGCGCCGAGAAGCTGGAGATCGCCCGGCAACTGGCCCGCCTGGGCGTGGATATCATCGAGGCCGGTTTCCCCGCCGCCAGCCCGGATGACCTGCTGGCAGTTCAGCGCATTGCCCAAGAAGTGGGCACACCGGATGGGCCAGTCATTGCAGGCTTGGCGCGCGCTACACCCGGCGACATTGACAAGGCCTGGGAGGCGGTGAAACCTGCCGCCAGGCCTCGCATCCACACCTTCCTGGCTACGTCTGACATCCACATGCAACACAAGCTACGCATGACCCGCGAACAGGTGATCGAGCGCACGCGGGAGATGGTTGCCTACGCCAAGGCATACTGCCAGGATGTGGAGTTCAGCCCGGAAGATGCAGGACGCTCCGATCCGAACTTTCTGATCGCAGTGCTGGCGGTAGCCATTGAAGCCGGGGCAACCACGCTGAACATTCCCGATACAGTAGGCTATACCACCCCGGACGAATACTACGCCCTGATGCATCGGCTGATCACCGAAACGCCGGGCGGTAACCGCGTGATCTGGTCAGTGCATTGTCATGATGACCTGGGCCTGGCAACCGCCAACACCCTGGCGGGCATCCGCGCTGGCGCTCGCCAGGCAGAAGTGACCGTCAATGGGATTGGCGAACGGGCTGGCAATACCAGCCTCGAAGAAGTGGTGATGGCTCTCCATACCCGCCGTGCTTACTACAACCTGTACACCGGCATCGACACAACCCAGATCGTCCGCGCTAGCCGCATGGTCAGCAATTACACCGGCATGATTGTCCAGCCCAATAAGGCCATTGTCGGCAGCAATGCCTTCGCCCACGAAGCAGGCATTCACCAGGATGGCATGCTCAAGAACCAGCAAACATACGAGATCATGACTCCCGAAACGGTCGGTCTGAGCCAGAGTCGGCTGGTGCTGGGCAAGCACAGCGGGCGGCACGCCTTCCGCGTCCGCCTGCAGGAACTGGGCTTTGAGCTGAACGACGAGGAAATCACCACAGCATTTGTCCGCTTTAAAGATCTGGCGGACAAGAAGAAGACCGTTACCGACGCCGACCTCGAGGCGCTGGTGGCAGACGAGTTCTACGGCCCTCACGAATTGTACAGGCTACTGGATCTGCAGGTCACCTGTGGCCGGCCGGGAATGCCTACTGCCACCGTACGCCTGCAGGGGCCGGATGGCCGTGAATATGTCGCGCCAGCGGTTGGCACAGGCCCGGTAGACGCCTCATTCGCCGCTATTGACAGCATCATCAAGGCCCCCAATACGCTCATCGAATACAGTGTGCACAGCATCACGGAAGGTATTGATGCGATGGGGGAAGTCACTGTCCGCATTGCCGCGCAGAACGGCCCATCGCGCACATTCGGCGGTTACGGCGCTGACACCGATATCATCATGGCCAGCGCCAAGGCCTACCTGGCCGCCCTCAACCGGATGCTGGTGGTTAAAGGCAGCCAGTTCGGCCAGCCCGAAGGTGAGTCTTCCGCGATACAGGTAACGCCAGCCGCTGGCTGA